DNA from Thunnus thynnus chromosome 2, fThuThy2.1, whole genome shotgun sequence:
gcagagatggAGGAACGTTCTCCTTCAGGTGCAGGTCCAGCCACTAGACGGAGGAGAGGAACATTTATTACATCAGTCACAAAACATCAGAGGTTTTGATTCTTCTGCTCAACACATTTTGCATCAAGTCTGCTCCAAATGATGGTACAAATGCTCAAACGACCCAAATAAAAAACGCctgtttgtattcatttttactgGATTTGTTCACAAACTTGAACAACTAAAATGAAGCATCTTTCCCTTCACTTAAGCAAAGACAATGTAATCATATGCATGATAAAAgggagaagaaatgaaaaacttgTATTATGTTTCATTGTAATCAACTTTTGTATAATAATGTGAATTTGTGAAACCAGTTTTCAGTTTCTATCAAACAAATCAAAGCCACAAACTAACATTCACTTGCTCACCTGCTGCATTTGCTGTCGTAACTGATCGGTGGTGAGACCCAGAGACCTCATCCCTCGACTACGACACGCTGCCTGCAGCTCCGACACGCTCATGGCCGGCACACCCTCTGCTGCAATCATCTGTACGGAAAATAGAGAAGGAagtcaaaaaaaagttttgcacATTACTGCCAAACATTtaaacttttactttcataTAGAGTCAATGTGCAGAGATTTAAAACTTAAACACAGATAATCTATCACAGTTAACTTTTAATCAccttcattttttgtttttgtttttttaatgtgataaggcaactgacaacaggaaatgtTATGAAAAGATTTCCTTGCCGTAATAAGacagcaaaaaaggaaaaaaacgaTATTGTTCACTGTGATAGATTAATTaactcaagcaagtttcaagtaTTTAAAAGCTGTTGTACCAACATAACAGCATGGATGGACGCTACGTGGTTGCCTGGGACACGAGACATAAATCAAAACACTGGTATGTTTGTGAAATCATTAGCTGTGATGTAAAGGCAGTTTGTAGAGGAACAGGAGGATATTTCCTCCTTTAATAGTTGTTAAATGAGGAAATACAtatcttgttcttcttctctctccctgctttTCTGTTATTACTGTAAAATCACACCGACAGGCCCGCAGCCACAAAACCCCCCCAACTCCCAATCTTCATCCTCACCTCATCGTCTGCCTTGATGGTCCTGAGTTGCATCATCAACTGGAAACGCAGCAAGTTGTTGGTGCCGATGGGCTGCAGCTCCAAAAGTTTACACAGAGCCACCAGCTGGGGGCGCTCCAGGTGTTCCAGCGTCAGCTCATCCTCAAACAGCTTCGAAAACCGGACGATGTCCTTCGTGGTGGGCTGCTCACCTGTGCCCCGAACCTAAAAGAGGAAAGACGGAGTCGTTAATGTGAAGCACTGAAACAGGACCAGTCGGGAAGGCTGCAGTGCTAGCAGCAGTTTCAGACCTGCCAACAACTCGGTAGATTTATTCCAACATTTCCATTCCTTATTTGGATGAAATCCAAACAAAAGTACCAGACCATACATTTCATTGTCTATTAATATTACATCCATAACTGCTTCCATTCAGGTGTGACAAAGAACATTTTCCCCCTCATTAATGCAGTATTTATTCATGGTGGAGGGTCCTTCATACGTCTGAGATTCCCAATTATACTCTCAACTATGGAAGAGTTTATTTACAGTGTCTTTTGCTTGTCAAACCAGTTAAAACTGAGTGAATTGtaatatgttatatattatgtGCTGTATTATGCAGAGTTAATGTGAGATTTTAAAAGGCTGCCACTGGCTTTTTTTATAAGCCTTTGTTATAACTTACCTTCTGAACATATGTGGAGAAACGCTGCGTCTCATCCTCCGTCTGAGCCTTCGCTTTATTCCTGCGAGCCATCTCAGCGATGGTCTCCTGCAGAAACTTGGCCAGTTCCAGTTTAGCAGCCAGACctttcttctgcttctcctcctgcAATGTGAAGACACGttgtttggttttaaaatgaGCACTTAAACAACAGCAGCCACAGTGTGATGCAATTATGTAAATACAGTTGTTACTGACCGGTCTGACCACTTCAGGACACTGTGTTGAATACATTACAAGTACTCTACAGTTCAATAGTACAAAGTTGAGATGTTTCATTTTAGTTGTTGGATATTTTCAAGATAATTCAAGTACAAAAGTTCAAAAACTGTGGACTAGACAAACAAATTGAGACAGTGGAATAGACTGAAGATAAGAACAGAAACGTGATGTAGAAGAGGTGACTGCAGGTTGCCTGTTCAGGactttgtctttatatttttcttcacattttgctttttcaaGTGGCCACATAAAATTACACCTTTTTCAAAAACATCAGGTTTTAACATGGACTCTCTTTTGTGTAGTTTCTCTTACATGAATAAaggcaaaatataaaaagctaTGGGGCTAaacaattaaaatttaaaaaatttaaaaaaattctatCTATcaggaaatattcaaataattatttgtCAAAACTGCAGTTTGATTTATAAAAGGTTATACATTTCCAAGAAAATCTCAGTGAATTTGTTTTACTGTAGATACTAAAATCATATTATATACTACATAATCATAACACTATCAACACATATTCTTATGTTCTGCTAAGTTGTCAGAGGCCGGACACCTCTGTGTGTTGTCAGGAGCACGAGGAGCATATCTGTGAATCACTCAACCGTGCTCCAGAACAGCCGGGAACATCCGAGCTGACGGGGCTGACTGGAGCAAGAACGGAAacctgctgcttttcatttacAAGAGATTTGGAGTTAACAAAAGGACCAAGTCATATCATTGGAACATTATAATTACAGACACAATAGTCAAATTATCAGGGAGGGTTTAAATGAGCCGTTTGTGTTTCTTACAGCACTTTGCAGGTTCTGACGTCATGTTCACATTGTGCTGCAGCTCCGACAGAAAATAGACTAGATTAGATAAAGTCTGCATGGCCAGAGGTTCTGAGTGCAGCAGCCACAGTCATATCTGAGAAGTTACATAATCAGAATGAACCCTATCGCGAGGTCAAGCTAGCgacattgtgtgtttgtgtgtgtctgtgtatacaTGTCTACATGCCTTTTTGGACTCCGTCTCGAAAGTGGAGGGCAACATCTCTGGGAACAGCTTGAGGAATACGGGGAGGAGGAACTCCATGAAAGGGACGATGATAAACACCATGAAGGGCACCAGACGGAAAAGGTCAGCGCAGGTCCTCATCAGCtggaaaagaaataaacacaaacaatgctAATGTCACAAAATGTGGCTGGTAACATGAGCCAGGATTCATTACTAGCATTCATTACTTATTATAGCCTACTATATACCCACTGTACCCAGATCTCCAGGGGTGCGTGTGAGATCTGTTACACGTGCAATGAAGCTCTGCCAGTCCTCAAAATAGACCAAATATAGTTTTACCATGGCATGTGCACAGCTCGAGCCCCTGAGCATGCACACATAACTTGCTTACTCAATATGGACACCTCTCAGTCAGCAAGACATAGACTGTAACATTATGTCCTTGAGTGAACAGTTTACTACAAGACCTGCCAACATCTTCTCTCAATAAAGCAACAGAAGACTTTCTCTTTGATAAATTCTTTTTTCAAAGATTTCTTTGGGcacttttgccttcatttgatagtgggcagtgaagaggccgacaggaaacacatgtccctggctggaatcagACCAGGGACGTTGCAGTTATGTGACATGTTCAGTGACCATTCGGCAATCGGGGCACTCCTCTCTTGGGAAAAGTTCATACTTTAAGGGAAGAACCTCTCCAGAGTGCgttatcatttttaaacattttcatgcTTTCCGAACATCCCAGCTGATCTCAGCTGACCACATCACTGTTCATAACCTTCACATATAGCACCTGTAACTGACTACACATTTCACCAGTCAGATCTGGTGAAACTGTTGACATTTGACAATAGTGACACCAAAACTGCTCAGTGTTCTGAACAACAATGAAGCcgacacaataaaaaacagcagcCAGCAGTTTCAGTTACTGAAACATTAACATGCTGCTTGTGTTGGAAGCGGAGCCAATTtggatgaaaaataataaatataaacttgAACCTGCACAATAAATCAGCAGGTTATCCACTCATATTACCACATCACAGATATATATCGCCAATCGATAAGTAATAAATAATCGCATTAAGTCAAAAATAAGTTTGAGGTAATATAGAAACATTATAaccattacatagtttgtcctCCAGTGAGAGctgataattttatttttaaactgtaataCGTTCTGGTCAATACATATCTTAGTCACAACTGTTAACATAATAATGATTGATTATTTATGTATTGATGTAATACGATGTAATAAATACTGACTGATATTGTGATCAGATTTATTTTAGACTCAGATATGGTGTCGACATCAAAAATACAGTATCAGTCGGTCTCTGATATACTGTAACTAATCAaatttgtttatatttcagcaacatttttgcAATACGTTCTGTATTTTGTTAATGTTGGAAAATAAAGAGAGCAAGTTTAAATCCTGCACAAACCATTCTTCACTGTGCAGCTGAATAATGCagaaagtagtagtagtagtaatagtagtagtagtatttctGTATAATAAGGAGGAGTTGTGTACTGCAATAATCAATCACatcttttagtgatttttttctttgcagccTTTTCTGACAGAAAACTGCTGATGGACACTAAAAGTCGCAGAGCTTAAAACAATCTATAACAAGTCTGTCTAACGTTGTACCACACAACTGCATAACCACTCTTGCCCTCATTTGTTACGACTTCGGGAACACACAGTACACATTCCTTATTGACATGTAAAAGGTGTGTTCAAAGGAACCCTCAAGccataaaatgtgtttctttgatTTATGACAACAACCCAGACGAAGAGTGACTGAGGAAGACTACTTCTAGAGCTGAGTCCTAGTAATTACAATAAAAAGGAACCAGACTATTGTGAAGGAACCGGACAGGCATGCCGCTGTGACCAGAAGGATTTATACAGTATGACAAGACAGAAGACCAGAGCGCTTTAtgagaagaaaaatcaaaaatggGCCTACTATGCtattccttattttcagtcatatatatatatatatatatatatatatatatatatataatgttacaatgtcggatgttcatatttcCAATGTTTTTTCCAATTTCAGCCCGAGCCGACGTCAACTGGTGACaaatttctttatatggtcatctgctccacacacagtgTGAGTTCACTGCCCTGTtccactaacattatggcatttttccattgttttgggggaaaTCCCATTGAGCCATGACTCAAGTCCAGCTGGCAGGctctgagtgtttttccattacacaacactgcaaagtaaaataagttgtttacttGTTGGGAGATGTGCTCGTCGCCTGCAGGTTTTGATCAAAcgtcatcatcactgtggctgtttctgcttgtattaTTCCTCCCAGCATTATTTCTAACAGATCCGCTGAACAATAAGTTCCAAATATGTGACTGTTTTTTAGCGACGcaaacaaagctctgctaattctgTGAGGAAAACGTTTcgtttcctgtaaattcttcacagcaaaagtctcccgttatttagcttttaatatgaagcagtataGCAGGAAATGATGGGTTtacatcagcagtaacttaaacacaactctgatatggGTGCCCCTCTGCACGCTTTCGGAAAGCTGTccaatcagaatagagtggACCCATTGGGagggggaccttaaagagacaggagctaagactgcctgttaagagacagaggctgaactgaggggctacatcaagggccagtataagataaatagggagtttttttttttaactgaattatgcaaagctactctagtggagtcccaggaTAAaaatagagctggaaatgagcataatggGTCTCCTTTAAGTTCAGTGTGGACAGTTACTTTCAGGTACATAACCAttagaaacagtttaatggcgAACCTTTACCAAAGGGTAaaggttttgtttgttatttaatttAGGTGAGACAGAAGtctatttcatgtttcattgcTCATTATATGATGATTCGTGAGCTACACTTCTTACAAAAACATCCTTCATTTCTGAAGTTCTTCTGGATTAAAAACATGAGGTGCATTTTAGGAGGGAATGTTTTTTGGCAGGTTTTATTTGTAGAGATTGGAGACAAAgttctttgtttgcaatgtatTGTTATATGTAAGAAGTTATGTTCATGACCTCCTGtaagtatttttttgtttcttaagAGTCAATGTGGGCTGGGTGCTTGTATATGCATGACACAGTAACTAAGGTAGGGGttcaaaattgaaaatataaaaagtccTGCAAAATTAGACAGATTTATATTCAGCTTCTCttaccctcctcctctccctgcgTGTGAGCAGTTGACCATGCAGCAGCCTCCACACCATCCTGCCTGCAATCTTGATATCAATGCCCAGTAACCGGAAGCCATTGTAGTAATGCTTTAACTCATCCACAATCCTCTGATGCAAAGCCTTTTTCGCGACTGCCCTCTCCTGCACCGGAGGGACGGCAGCAGCTGCGGCGGCAGTAGTGGAGGCCGGAGTGGTAGTTGACGGAGGTTGAGGCTGGGGTGCAGCGGCCAGAGAGTCCTTTTTTGTTCCTGGAGAAGCATCCTGGGCAGCGGCAGAGGAGGTCTTGGTGTCCCCCTGTTTTATGTCTTGGAGCCAAAAACCTGAGCTGTGCAGAGAGCGGGCGAGCAATGCAGAGTTCTGGCACCGGCCGAGGTCGTGACGTCTGTAACAGTTGGGGTAGCCATGGCGGGAGTGCCTGAGTGGGAATAATGACGAGACGTGGCGGGGAGGGTCTATGTGAAGATAGGCTttggaagacagagaggagcagcTGTGCCTCTTTGACAACAAATACGATCCCCTGTTGACGGCAAGAAGAAAAACTGGTTAGACATTACATAATAGTGTGCGAGGCAATGtgctaacaaaaaaaaaaaaaaggtacttAAAGTGTCTGCCAATGCTCAGATGTGTATTGGATGAACTGTTTAGGTGATTAACActaaaattataaattaaaatttttataACTGATCAGTtgataactttttaaaaaaaactaaatgattatttaaatgaaGGTAAGTAAGTGCAAATTGAAAAACACCAAATGCTGTAATTGCTGAAtaaattttgtgttttaataaattTGCAGTTTATAGTTAAGGTATGGTCACATTACACTTCTGTCCTATGAATTTTCGTTCTGTTTCCAGTTCACTTCTATCGTAGACGGCATGACGGACAAATTAAAGcatgcatttcctgttttcGACAATTTCCAGCCAGCTCTATCAGATTTGCAGGACAGACTTCACCTTTGTTTGACTTTTGACTGGGCGAATAGGAACACTGCTGCACTGTATTTGGAAATAAAGACGTTcatcatctcacacacacactacaaactgTAGCTCCGCTCTCATACACTGTTTGCAGCTTGTGATCTCTCTGATAAATACTTATTCATTAGCCACATCAGAAACATGAGATCACGTCCTTTTTCTAGGCCGCGTGGGGGGGCGCATTTTGCTGAAAGGAAATGTAATGTGACCGTACCTTTAGTGTGCAGGAGTTTATCATTTCATCAAATATGCAAGTGTAACTTGATGACACACCTAAAAAAAGCCTTCTTTACACATTGTCTTAGCAATTTGGTCCCTTGTGGCCTCTGTTTACTCTTGAGCCAATCACAAAGAAGCAAAACTATAATTCACCATCAAACAGGCTCCATGTTATCTGCATGTTAGGCAGCTTTAAAACAACCCCAcctacatttacagtatgta
Protein-coding regions in this window:
- the letm2 gene encoding LETM1 domain-containing protein LETM2, mitochondrial produces the protein MAVFSHQVLLAVTRSRGSYLLSKRHSCSSLSSKAYLHIDPPRHVSSLFPLRHSRHGYPNCYRRHDLGRCQNSALLARSLHSSGFWLQDIKQGDTKTSSAAAQDASPGTKKDSLAAAPQPQPPSTTTPASTTAAAAAAVPPVQERAVAKKALHQRIVDELKHYYNGFRLLGIDIKIAGRMVWRLLHGQLLTRRERRRLMRTCADLFRLVPFMVFIIVPFMEFLLPVFLKLFPEMLPSTFETESKKEEKQKKGLAAKLELAKFLQETIAEMARRNKAKAQTEDETQRFSTYVQKVRGTGEQPTTKDIVRFSKLFEDELTLEHLERPQLVALCKLLELQPIGTNNLLRFQLMMQLRTIKADDEMIAAEGVPAMSVSELQAACRSRGMRSLGLTTDQLRQQMQQWLDLHLKENVPPSLLLLSRAMYLTDLKPKPPVIPPVPKLEKAAPPPVENTGANSTSVSTDMLADPARIIKDRPVEEMRDKAPVVSDKPLTAAEVLQAKAATEVSQQSKMSANGV